TGCGAACAGGTGGGCGTGTAGCGGCAGCGCGGCGGAACCAGCGGGCTGATGCAGTATTGGTAGAAGCGGATCAGTGCCAGCAGCAGCTTCGCGCCCATGTTCACCGACACTCCGTTTGCGCAACCGCCGCCAGCAAGCGCGACAGTTCGGCACGGGCGGCAGGCGCGTCGGCGCACTCGAAGGCGCATCGGACGCGGACGACGAAATCGAAGGGCGGCAGCGTGTTTTTGTGCCGCCGGAACCAGTCGCGGATGACGCGTTTCATATAGTTGCGCTCGTGGGCGCGGCGGGCGGTTTTTTTCGCCACCACCAGCCCCAGCCGCGCATGGCCGCAGGGGTTGGCGGCGGAATACGAGATTTGCA
The window above is part of the Neisseria bacilliformis genome. Proteins encoded here:
- the rnpA gene encoding ribonuclease P protein component, which gives rise to MERFGRQYRLLKTEEFSSVFALRKQRRGELLQISYSAANPCGHARLGLVVAKKTARRAHERNYMKRVIRDWFRRHKNTLPPFDFVVRVRCAFECADAPAARAELSRLLAAVAQTECR